A genomic stretch from Kogia breviceps isolate mKogBre1 chromosome 1, mKogBre1 haplotype 1, whole genome shotgun sequence includes:
- the LOC131764265 gene encoding LOW QUALITY PROTEIN: C-reactive protein-like (The sequence of the model RefSeq protein was modified relative to this genomic sequence to represent the inferred CDS: substituted 1 base at 1 genomic stop codon) has protein sequence MHTKFFVFPKESDNSFEMLTAQLTNPLEALTMCLHVYTDLTXDYSLFSYATKQQYNEILLFKGKTGVYSVSVSGADFFFKPPQSSPAPMHFCVTWESTSGITELWVDGKPMVRRNMKRGYSLGTEASIVLGQEQDAFAGGFDKNQSLVGDIGDVNMWDYVLSPEEISTVYAGGTFSPNVQDWQALTYKTHGEGLPWWRSG, from the coding sequence ATGCACACAAAGTTCTTTGTGTTCCCCAAAGAGTCGGATAATTCCTTTGAGATGCTGACTGCACAGCTAACAAACCCACTTGAGGCCTTGACCATGTGCCTGCATGTCTATACCGATCTGACCTGAGACTATAGCCTCTTCTCTTATGCCACAAAGCAACAATATAATGAGATCCTCCTCTTCAAGGGAAAGACTGGCGTATACAGTGTATCCGTGAGTGGagctgatttctttttcaagCCTCCTCAGAGTTCTCCTGCACCAATGCACTTCTGTGTGACCTGGGAGTCTACCTCAGGGATTACAGAGCTCTGGGTGGATGGGAAGCCCATGGTGAGGAGGAATATGAAGAGGGGATACTCTTTGGGGACAGAGGCAAGCATCGTCCTGGGGCAGGAGCAGGATGCATTTGCTGGGGGCTTTGATAAAAACCAGTCTTTGGTGGGAGACATTGGAGATGTGAACATGTGGGACTATGTGTTATCACCAGAAGAGATTAGCACTGTCTATGCTGGTGGGACCTTCAGTCCTAATGTCCAGGACTGGCAGGCACTGACGTATAAAACACatggtgagggacttccctggtggcgcagtggttaa